From the Lolium rigidum isolate FL_2022 unplaced genomic scaffold, APGP_CSIRO_Lrig_0.1 contig_7122_1, whole genome shotgun sequence genome, one window contains:
- the LOC124682223 gene encoding cysteine-rich receptor-like protein kinase 44, whose protein sequence is MPSVKVKPPSPAPALVLLLFAASFAVSQARIICGDSAASPSPAPAPSSTTSNSTAFAANLQTLLNALPQATAPTGFASLSLGTGRDQVFVRGLCRGDTAQSTCLADLIEAVQDLSGRCPSSRSAGLWSWRCYISYADTNDSAAYEQRIYDTVYDSRTLADPDSYQRSYYALMSRLVARASGGGGNRSARTSMFATGEAVYAPGDPNGTLYGMVQCMRDRSDAECERCLQGLVPRLPSCCWRNQGGVAQNFNCHLRVQLYTYYDLALDAPPPAPAAPPSPPVPIRGERTDDAREDTSEQFTLPLLRAATGNFAAENKLGEGGFGQVFKGILPNGQVIAVKRLSQSSAQGFHELKNELLLAAKLLHRNIVRLHGVCLEEREKLVVYEYLPNRSLDTVLFDNGRRRRRHGLDWHKRYTIICGIARGLLYLHEESQLRVIHRDLKPSNVLLDENMNPKISDFGLARAFRGDQSRDVTKRPAGTLGYMSPEYAYSGHVSTKSDIYSFGVIVLEIVTGRRNNGPCPDADANNLLSEVWDKWRSGKAAEMADGSLGDHYPRSEMLNCVHIGLLCVQKKPAMRPDASEVVLMLSSQSMSRRTPSRPAFYSGHSSTSGSDSHVSGVNVSENGVTMSDLQAR, encoded by the exons ATGCCATCCGTGAAGGTGAAGCCTCCATCCCCAGCGCCGGCCctcgtgctcctcctcttcgCGGCAAGCTTCGCAGTTTCCCAGGCGCGGATAATCTGCGGCGACTCTGCTGCATCTCCCTCCccggcaccagcgccgtcgtcaacCACCTCCAACAGCACTGCGTTCGCTGCCAACCTCCAAACTCTCCTGAACGCGCTCCCCCAGGCCACGGCTCCCACGGGCTTCGCCTCCCTGTCCTTGGGCACCGGCCGCGACCAGGTCTTCGTCCGCGGCCTCTGCCGTGGCGACACCGCGCAGTCCACGTGCCTCGCCGACCTGATAGAGGCCGTCCAGGACTTGAGCGGCCGGTGCCCCTCCAGCCGGAGCGCGGGGCTATGGTCCTGGAGGTGCTACATCAGCTACGCCGACACCAACGACTCGGCCGCCTACGAGCAGCGAATCTACGACACGGTCTACGATAGCCGCACGCTGGCCGACCCGGACAGCTACCAGCGGTCGTACTACGCGCTGATGAGTCGCCTTGTGGCGCGCGCGtcaggcggcggcggcaacaGATCGGCGAGGACGAGCATGTTCGCCACCGGGGAGGCGGTGTACGCGCCCGGCGACCCGAACGGGACGCTGTACGGGATGGTGCAGTGCATGAGGGACCGCAGCGACGCCGAGTGCGAGCGGTGCCTGCAGGGGCTGGTGCCGCGgctgccgtcgtgctgctggagaaACCAGGGAGGGGTGGCGCAGAACTTCAACTGCCACCTGCGGGTTCAGCTATACACCTACTATGACCTGGCGCTCGACGCGCCGCCTCCGGCTCCGGCTGCTCCACCATCGCCGCCGGTGCCAATACGCGGTGA ACGTACAGATGATGCTAGAGAAGATACTTCCGAGCAATTTACTCTGCCGTTGCTGAGGGCTGCGACGGGCAACTTCGCCGCGGAAAACAAGCTTGGAGAGGGAGGTTTTGGGCAGGTTTTCAAG GGTATACTGCCGAATGGGCAAGTGATAGCAGTGAAAAGGCTCTCCCAGAGTTCAGCACAGGGATTCCACGAGCTGAAGAATGAGCTGCTGCTGGCCGCCAAGCTTCTGCACAGGAACATCGTGCGGCTCCATGGGGTCTGCTTGGAGGAGCGAGAGAAGCTGGTGGTGTACGAGTATCTGCCCAACAGGAGCCTCGACACCGTCCTTTTCG ATAATggtcggcggcgccggcggcatggCCTGGACTGGCATAAAAGGTACACCATCATCTGCGGGATCGCTCGTGGCCTGTTATATCTCCACGAGGAGTCCCAGCTGAGGGTCATCCACCGAGACCTCAAGCCGAGCAATGTCCTGCTCGACGAGAACATGAACCCCAAGATCTCGGATTTCGGGCTGGCTCGAGCATTCCGGGGAGACCAGTCCAGAGACGTCACCAAGCGACCAGCTGGTACCCT TGGGTACATGTCGCCGGAGTACGCTTACAGCGGGCACGTTTCCACCAAGTCGGACATATACAGCTTTGGCGTCATTGTGTTGGAGATTGTCACCGGCCGGAGGAACAACGGCCCCTGCCCTGACGCCGACGCCAACAACTTGTTAAGCGAA GTATGGGACAAGTGGAGATCTGGAAAAGCAGCGGAGATGGCGGATGGGTCGCTGGGCGACCACTACCCTCGGTCTGAGATGCTCAACTGCGTGCACATCGGGCTCCTCTGCGTCCAGAAGAAACCGGCGATGAGACCCGACGCGTCGGAGGTCGTGCTAATGCTGAGCAGCCAGTCCATGTCACGGCGGACGCCCTCCCGGCCAGCATTTTACTCCGGCCACTCCTCTACCAGCGGCAGCGACTCACATGTTAGTGGTGTAAACGTCTCAGAGAATGGCGTGACCATGTCTGATCTTCAAGCTAGGTAG